A single window of Mangifera indica cultivar Alphonso chromosome 18, CATAS_Mindica_2.1, whole genome shotgun sequence DNA harbors:
- the LOC123202176 gene encoding homogentisate 1,2-dioxygenase-like: protein MEKKQSSSSVGKINGGDFSDLSYESGFGNSFSSEAIDGALPRGQNNPLVCPYGLYAEQLSGSSFTCPRKLNQRSWLYRIKPSVTHEPFKPRVPAHGRLVSEFDKSNSSTTPTQLRWRPEDIPDSPTDFIDGLYTICGTGSSLLRHGYAIHMYAANTSMENSAFCNADGDFLFVPQKGRLWITTECGRLQVSPGEIAVLPQGFRFDVSLPDGPSRGYVAEIFGTHFQLPDLGPIGANGLAAPRDFLVPKAWFEDKSCPGYTIVQKFGGDLFTAKQDFSPFNVVAWHGNYVPYKYDLSKFCPYNTVLVDHGDPSINTVLTAPTDKPGVALLDFVIFPPRWLVAEHTFRPPYYHRNCMSEFMGLIYGGYEAKADGFLPGGASLHSCMTPHGPDTKTFEATIARGNEAAPYKITDTMAFMFESCLIPRICPWALESTSMDHDYYQCWTGLRSHFSCEVTDNGGVEERRNGHS, encoded by the exons ATGGAGAAGAAGCAATCATCCTCATCCGTTGGCAAAATCAACGGCGGAGATTTTTCTGATCTCTCCTACGAATCAGGATTCGGTAACTCGTTCTCCTCCGAGGCCATTGACGGTGCTCTGCCACGTGGACAAAATAATCCTCTTGTTTGCCCCTACGGTCTCTACGCCGAACAGCTTTCCGGCTCCTCCTTTACTTGTCCTCGCAAGCTCAATCAACGCAG TTGGTTATACAGGATAAAGCCATCAGTAACACACGAACCATTCAAGCCTCGAGTGCCTGCTCATGGAAGGCTTGTTAGTGAATTTGACAAATCTAACAGTTCTACTACACCGACTCAGTTACGTTGGAGGCCTGAGGATATTCCAGATTCACCCACTGATTTCATTGATGGCTTATACACAATATGTGGGACTGGAAGCTCACTTCTTCGCCATGGATATGCTATTCACAT GTACGCTGCCAACACATCAATGGAAAACTCTGCCTTCTGCAATGCAGATGGTGACTTTTTGTTTGTTCCCCAAAAAGGAA GGCTGTGGATCACCACTGAATGTGGAAGATTACAAGTCTCACCTGGTGAAATCGCTGTTTTACCCCAAGGCTTTCGTTTTGATGTAAGTTTGCCAGATGGCCCATCACGTGGTTATGTTGCAGAGATTTTTGGTACCCATTTTCAGCTTCCAGATCTTGGTCCAATAG GAGCTAATGGTCTGGCAGCACCAAGAGATTTCCTTGTTCCAAAAGCCTGGTTTGAAGACAAATCCTGTCCAGGATATACAATAGTGCAAAAGTTTGGTGGGGATCTTTTTACTGCAAAACAAGATTTTTCTCCTTTCAATGTAGTTGCTTGGCATGGTAATTATGTGCCATATAAG TATGATCTTAGTAAGTTCTGCCCCTATAATACTGTTTTAGTTGATCATGGTGATCCATCTATAAATACAG TTCTGACAGCGCCAACTGATAAACCTGGTGTGGCATTGCTTGACTTTGTCATTTTCCCACCTAGATGGTTGGTGGCTGAGCATACATTCCGACCTCCATATTACCATCGTAATTGCATGAGTGAGTTTATGGGCCTGATATATGGTGGATATGAG gCAAAAGCAGATGGCTTTCTCCCAGGCGGTGCAAGCCTTCATAGTTGTATGACTCCCCACGGTCCTGATACTAAGACATTTGAG GCCACCATTGCACGTGGAAATGAGGCAGCACCATATAAAATCACCGATACCATGGCCTTCATGTTTGAATCATGTTTAATTCCCAGAATCTGCCCATGGGCTCTTGAATCTACCTCTATGGATCATGATTATTACCAGTGCTGGACTGGGTTAAGATCCCATTTCTCTTGCGAAGTAACTGATAATGGAGGTGTCGAGGAGCGCCGGAATGGACACTCTTGA
- the LOC123202345 gene encoding probable E3 ubiquitin-protein ligase ZFP1, giving the protein MGQRNMPCTSQMIDLEMDQQNQGYMLREPCVVMGGVPSFPQPMQTMVRASGNTSSLDAHQRYDGTMLYGMPHYPGVHHHHAANFDLVASTASNLYVPYMPNPSSGMPINHGSSDHLPSSSNFGVIGFSADEYGRNSHYMDHVRGSYKRKNTEVIPGSFQYINAPASSSLPVAPSNTRLPDGVAPVDAASFPVPQFRGSGNPPIRDIESQRSVRNRSGATAMDPVLAHSHNHFFQGNYIGQPFQPNGSLWLDQHSDGGASAWTQAPNVPYMHGGNLSSTSMESGNMVLQRFPETAGSRSSSTFLHTPPVNIQHHSFHSLSPPIQGARSHNINVHPQVAAAAAAASYRGPSNYVAHNGMNPSPQDGLEMMPRPVGPVPPTGIRLYWSQRGPMPEATLRQRNLPHLRVLPSDGVAMLEMPDFYEVGNLIDHHRDMRLDIEDMSYEELLALGERIGNVNTGLSEEAVTSKLKIRTYISTKTDVNLEAPASMDQESDSCIICQEGYKSQEKIGTLDCGHEYHEECLKKWLYLKNVCPICKSEALATKTKVA; this is encoded by the exons ATGGGCCAAAGAAATATGCCATGCACTAGTCAGATGATTGATTTAGAAATGGATCAGCAAAACCAAGGCTACATGCTTCGTGAGCCATGTGTCGTTATGGGTGGTGTCCCAAGCTTCCCACAGCCTATGCAAACTATGGTAAGAGCTTCAGGGAACACATCTAGTCTTGATGCTCATCAGCGCTATGATGGCACTATGCTCTATGGAATGCCACATTACCCTGGTGTTCATCATCATCATGCTGCAAATTTTGATCTTGTTGCGTCTACTGCATCCAACTTATATGTACCTTATATGCCAAACCCTTCATCTGGCATGCCAATAAATCATGGGTCCTCAGATCATTTGCCATCTTCGAGCAATTTTGGAGTCATTGGATTTTCTGCAGATGAATATGGAAGGAACAGCCACTATATGGATCATGTCAGAGGTTCATACAAGAGAAAGAACACTGAAGTTATTCCTGGGAGTTTCCAGTATATTAATGCCCCAGCTAGCTCTAGTTTGCCAGTTGCTCCATCAAATACTAGACTTCCTGATGGAGTAGCTCCAGTGGATGCTGCATCTTTTCCTGTACCTCAGTTCAGAGGGAGTGGCAATCCACCGATCAGGGATATAGAATCTCAAAGAAGTGTGAGAAACAGATCAGGGGCAACCGCAATGGATCCTGTTCTGGCACATAGCCATAACCACTTTTTTCAAGGGAACTATATTGGTCAGCCCTTTCAACCGAATGGCTCTCTCTGGTTGGACCAACACAGTGATGGTGGTGCTTCAGCCTGGACTCAGGCTCCTAATGTACCTTATATGCATG GTGGCAATCTCAGCAGCACTTCTATGGAATCTGGGAACATGGTTTTACAACGATTTCCTGAGACAGCTGGCAGCAGAAGTTCCTCGACTTTCCTGCATACTCCACCTGTCAACATCCAACATCACAGTTTTCATAGCCTATCACCACCTATTCAAGGTGCCAGAAGCCACAATATAAATGTTCACCCTCAagtagcagcagcagcagcagcagcttcATATAGAGGTCCATCAAATTATGTTGCACACAATGGAATGAATCCTTCCCCACAGGATGGTTTGGAGATGATGCCAAGGCCTGTTGGACCTGTTCCACCTACTGGAATTAGGCTGTACTGGTCTCAACGAGGACCCATGCCTGAGGCAACTTTAAGACAACGCAACCTACCTCACCTGAGAGTTTTGCCATCTGAT GGAGTAGCTATGCTGGAGATGCCAGATTTTTATGAAGTAGGGAATTTAATTGACCATCATAGAGATATGCGCCTGGATATAGAAGACATGTCTTATGAA GAGCTTCTTGCATTGGGAGAACGGATAGGCAATGTAAATACTGGGTTGTCAGAGGAAGCTGTCACAAgtaaattaaagataagaaCTTATATATCAACTAAAACTGATGTCAACCTGGAAGCGCCAGCATCGATGGATCAGGAATCTGATTCTTGCATCATATGCCAG GAAGGGTATAAGAGTCAAGAAAAGATTGGAACTCTTGATTGTGGACATGAGTACCATGAAGAATGCTTGAAGAAGTGGCTATATCTGAAGAATGTCTGTCCCATCTGTAAATCGGAGGCATTGGCCACTAAAACAAAGGTTGCATAA
- the LOC123202132 gene encoding 28 kDa heat- and acid-stable phosphoprotein-like isoform X1, which yields MGRGKFKGKPTGHRHFSTPEELLAGTSARPRTFKQEEAEVEEEEESEEEVEDEQEKKKGTQGIIEIENPNLERSKNVKAKDADMGRTTELSRRESISVCREEIEKQKAHERYMRLQEQGKTEQARKDLERLALIRQQRAEAAKKREEEKAAKEQKKVEARK from the exons ATGGGAAGAGGAAAGTTCAAGGGAAAGCCCACCGGCCACCGCCACTTCTCAACTCCCGAAGAGCTAC TTGCTGGTACTTCTGCTCGTCCTCGTACTTTTAAACAG GAAGAGGCTGAAGTAGAGGAGGAGGAAGAGTCTGAAGAGGAGGTGGAAGATGAGCAAGAG AAGAAGAAAGGCACTCAGGGAATTATTGAGATTGAGAATCCCAATTTGGAAAGATCAAAGAATGTGAAGGCTAAAGATGCTGAT ATGGGGAGAACAACTGAACTCTCGAGGCGTGAAAG TATATCTGTGTGCAGAGAAGAGATAGAGAAGCAAAAAGCGCATGAGCGATATATGAGGTTACAAGAACAAGGGAAAACTGAACAAGCAAGAAAAGATTTGG AGCGCTTAGCCCTTATACGTCAACAGAGAGCAGAGGCTGCAAAAAAGCGAGAGGAAGAGAAGGCTG CCAAAGAGCAGAAAAAAGTTGAAGCTCGCAAGTGA
- the LOC123202132 gene encoding 28 kDa heat- and acid-stable phosphoprotein-like isoform X2, with protein MGRGKFKGKPTGHRHFSTPEELLAGTSARPRTFKQEEAEVEEEEESEEEVEDEQEKKKGTQGIIEIENPNLERSKNVKAKDADMGRTTELSRREREEIEKQKAHERYMRLQEQGKTEQARKDLERLALIRQQRAEAAKKREEEKAAKEQKKVEARK; from the exons ATGGGAAGAGGAAAGTTCAAGGGAAAGCCCACCGGCCACCGCCACTTCTCAACTCCCGAAGAGCTAC TTGCTGGTACTTCTGCTCGTCCTCGTACTTTTAAACAG GAAGAGGCTGAAGTAGAGGAGGAGGAAGAGTCTGAAGAGGAGGTGGAAGATGAGCAAGAG AAGAAGAAAGGCACTCAGGGAATTATTGAGATTGAGAATCCCAATTTGGAAAGATCAAAGAATGTGAAGGCTAAAGATGCTGAT ATGGGGAGAACAACTGAACTCTCGAGGCGTGAAAG AGAAGAGATAGAGAAGCAAAAAGCGCATGAGCGATATATGAGGTTACAAGAACAAGGGAAAACTGAACAAGCAAGAAAAGATTTGG AGCGCTTAGCCCTTATACGTCAACAGAGAGCAGAGGCTGCAAAAAAGCGAGAGGAAGAGAAGGCTG CCAAAGAGCAGAAAAAAGTTGAAGCTCGCAAGTGA